The Natrinema salaciae genome includes a window with the following:
- a CDS encoding DUF7535 family protein, with protein MSVKVSESTGYGPNTQMSLFGYIMAAVLVVVLLPLIPVLVPAWILWKLFVSEEEFEHSFENWRRESGRTASDRADSASGAADETEPAETDPEPEDADADRSEADQTAAES; from the coding sequence ATGTCAGTCAAGGTGTCCGAGTCGACGGGCTACGGGCCGAACACACAGATGTCCCTGTTCGGCTACATCATGGCCGCGGTACTCGTCGTCGTTTTGCTGCCGCTGATCCCCGTCCTCGTCCCGGCGTGGATTCTCTGGAAGCTATTCGTCTCCGAGGAGGAGTTCGAACACAGCTTCGAGAACTGGCGGCGCGAGTCCGGTCGGACCGCGTCCGATCGGGCCGACTCCGCCTCCGGCGCGGCCGACGAAACCGAGCCCGCGGAAACCGATCCCGAACCCGAAGACGCGGACGCCGACCGAAGCGAGGCCGATCAGACGGCCGCGGAGTCGTAA
- a CDS encoding 2Fe-2S iron-sulfur cluster-binding protein produces the protein MTAPTTWEVELRVPADAELDAAGESRTIEVRDDEAILAAARSAGLWLSADCQQGWCITCGAKLLEGEVDHSRAKRYYPEDEDAGFVLTCVARPRSDCVIEVERYDELLRHRAEHDRPPGRSKFG, from the coding sequence GTGACAGCCCCCACGACGTGGGAGGTCGAACTACGCGTCCCGGCGGACGCCGAGCTGGACGCCGCCGGGGAATCCCGGACGATCGAGGTCCGCGACGACGAAGCGATTCTCGCGGCGGCCCGATCGGCGGGGCTCTGGCTCTCCGCCGACTGCCAGCAGGGGTGGTGCATCACGTGCGGCGCGAAGCTTCTCGAGGGCGAGGTGGACCACAGCCGGGCCAAGCGCTACTACCCGGAAGACGAGGACGCGGGCTTCGTCCTCACCTGCGTCGCGCGCCCCCGCTCGGACTGCGTCATCGAGGTCGAACGGTACGACGAACTGCTTCGCCACCGCGCGGAACACGACCGGCCGCCGGGGCGATCGAAGTTCGGGTAG
- a CDS encoding NAD-dependent epimerase/dehydratase family protein, translated as MTSIAITGAAGNVGREAVDAFPDDDHELTLFSHSETEDLDATPLEITDREEFLDALDGQDVLIHLAANPSPRAEWDEVSGPNVDGVYNTFEAAAENGLERVVFASSNHAVNMKNTVSGIRPESTVGTPEIVRPADPTDPDTYYGVTKVFGEAMGSYYANRHGFDVVNLRIGWLLTRDELRQECRERDASGERYARAMWLSPDDCRRLLNAAATTALDGSPLIAHGISDNSERFLSLSETMQSLAYRPQDDAEAVLSDDSSGRDGLDSP; from the coding sequence ATGACGAGTATCGCGATCACCGGCGCGGCAGGGAACGTCGGCAGAGAGGCCGTCGACGCCTTTCCGGACGACGACCACGAGCTCACGCTCTTCTCCCACAGCGAGACCGAAGACCTGGACGCGACGCCGCTCGAGATCACCGACCGCGAGGAGTTTCTGGACGCTCTCGACGGGCAGGACGTGCTGATCCACCTCGCGGCCAACCCGTCGCCGCGGGCCGAGTGGGACGAGGTGAGCGGGCCGAACGTCGACGGGGTCTACAACACCTTCGAGGCGGCGGCCGAAAACGGACTCGAGCGGGTCGTCTTCGCGAGTTCGAACCACGCGGTCAACATGAAAAACACCGTCTCGGGAATCCGACCGGAGTCGACGGTCGGCACACCCGAGATCGTCCGGCCGGCCGATCCGACGGACCCAGACACCTACTACGGCGTCACGAAGGTCTTCGGCGAGGCGATGGGGTCGTACTACGCGAACCGCCACGGGTTCGACGTCGTGAACCTGCGGATCGGCTGGCTGCTCACCCGCGACGAACTCCGCCAGGAGTGTCGAGAACGGGACGCCTCCGGCGAGCGCTACGCCCGCGCGATGTGGCTCAGCCCCGACGACTGTCGACGGCTCCTCAACGCGGCCGCGACGACGGCACTCGACGGCTCGCCCCTGATCGCCCACGGGATCTCCGACAACTCCGAGCGATTCCTCTCGCTGTCCGAGACCATGCAGTCGCTCGCGTATCGACCGCAGGACGACGCCGAAGCGGTGCTGAGCGACGACTCGAGCGGGCGCGACGGTCTCGACTCGCCCTGA
- a CDS encoding potassium channel family protein — protein MRFVIVGYGRVGSRTARILDEEGHDVVIVDSDADRIDRASNDGLETVRGDGADEDVLVDAGIESADAIGAFTPDLNANFAACMVGTHHGCRTVLRIDEDYREDIYEKYAAEVDEIVYPERLGAAGAKTALLGGDFNVVADLAANLQLTVLEIREGSPAVGKRMSELELPESARIYAHGRAREPLTIPLPGTELEVGDEVAVIAETDRTEEVRSTLLPATA, from the coding sequence ATGAGGTTTGTCATCGTGGGATACGGTCGGGTCGGATCGCGGACCGCGAGGATCCTCGACGAGGAGGGCCACGACGTCGTGATCGTCGACAGCGACGCGGATCGCATCGATCGCGCCAGCAACGACGGACTCGAGACGGTTCGCGGTGACGGGGCCGACGAGGACGTGCTCGTCGACGCGGGCATCGAGAGCGCCGACGCGATCGGCGCGTTCACGCCCGATCTCAACGCCAACTTCGCGGCCTGTATGGTCGGCACGCACCACGGCTGTCGGACCGTTCTGCGAATCGACGAGGACTACCGCGAGGACATCTACGAGAAGTACGCCGCGGAGGTCGACGAGATCGTCTATCCGGAGCGTCTGGGGGCGGCGGGCGCGAAGACAGCCCTGCTCGGCGGCGACTTCAACGTCGTCGCCGACCTCGCCGCGAACCTCCAGTTGACCGTCCTCGAGATCCGGGAGGGGTCGCCGGCAGTCGGCAAGCGAATGAGCGAACTCGAACTCCCGGAATCCGCGCGAATCTACGCCCACGGCCGCGCGCGAGAACCCCTGACCATTCCGCTTCCAGGAACCGAACTCGAGGTCGGCGACGAGGTCGCGGTCATCGCCGAGACCGATCGGACGGAGGAGGTTCGGTCGACGCTGTTGCCCGCCACCGCCTGA
- a CDS encoding tRNA(Ile)(2)-agmatinylcytidine synthase, which produces MTVVGLDDTDSRERGMCTTYVATAIAERLRHDGASVARPLLVRLNPAVEYKTRGNAALAIHTDCDPGRAVEIGRDRLESLAETGDERTNPGLVVADHAPEAAAIPDDVSRFARAAIRDHLEPADAAALIERRGYRSWHAGDGRGRIGALAAVGARAALEEWTYEYISYRAPERWGTPRDVDHESVFAAAERGYPAVWDTVDRGEGETVCVPHAPGPILHGIRGDDPDAVRAVAEEIESEPVAASQCFVTNQGTDVHLRDGSIAAVEDGRAYRLEGRVAGEPETRRGGHVFVDLEPPVTAADGNGNGDGERSTERLACAAFEPTKRFRDRVRALRVGDRITACGEVSDGTLKLEKFAVRELVRTERVTPTCPDCGRTMESAGRAQGYRCRDCETGTAGKAERPLERDLEVGWYEVPPCARRHIAKPLVRGGFDAPTHVER; this is translated from the coding sequence ATGACAGTCGTCGGGCTCGACGATACCGACTCGCGCGAGCGAGGCATGTGTACGACCTACGTCGCCACGGCGATCGCTGAGCGACTGCGCCACGACGGGGCGTCCGTCGCCCGGCCGCTGCTCGTTCGGCTCAACCCCGCCGTCGAGTACAAGACGCGAGGGAACGCCGCGCTGGCGATTCACACCGACTGCGACCCCGGCCGCGCGGTCGAGATCGGCCGCGACCGACTCGAGTCGCTGGCCGAAACCGGGGACGAGCGGACGAATCCGGGGCTGGTCGTGGCCGACCACGCACCCGAAGCGGCCGCGATTCCGGACGACGTGAGCCGGTTCGCGCGGGCGGCGATCCGCGACCACCTCGAGCCCGCCGACGCCGCAGCCCTGATCGAGCGCCGCGGCTATCGGTCGTGGCACGCCGGCGACGGCCGCGGCCGGATCGGCGCGCTGGCCGCCGTCGGGGCCCGAGCGGCGCTCGAGGAGTGGACCTACGAGTACATCTCCTACCGCGCGCCCGAACGGTGGGGGACGCCCCGCGACGTGGATCACGAGAGCGTCTTCGCCGCAGCGGAGCGGGGGTATCCGGCGGTGTGGGACACCGTCGACCGCGGCGAGGGCGAGACCGTCTGCGTCCCACACGCGCCCGGCCCGATCCTGCACGGGATCCGCGGCGACGATCCGGACGCGGTGCGAGCGGTCGCCGAGGAAATCGAGAGCGAGCCCGTCGCCGCGAGCCAGTGCTTCGTGACCAATCAGGGCACGGACGTCCACCTCCGGGACGGCTCGATCGCGGCCGTCGAGGACGGACGGGCCTACCGACTCGAGGGAAGGGTCGCCGGCGAGCCCGAAACGAGACGCGGCGGACACGTTTTCGTCGATCTCGAGCCGCCGGTCACTGCCGCGGACGGGAACGGCAACGGCGACGGCGAGCGGTCGACCGAACGACTCGCCTGTGCGGCCTTCGAGCCGACGAAGCGGTTTCGTGACCGCGTGCGAGCGCTTCGCGTGGGCGATCGGATCACCGCCTGCGGCGAGGTGTCCGACGGAACGCTCAAACTCGAGAAGTTCGCCGTCCGCGAGCTCGTGCGGACCGAACGAGTGACGCCGACCTGTCCCGACTGCGGGCGAACGATGGAGAGCGCCGGTCGAGCGCAGGGCTACCGCTGCCGGGACTGCGAGACCGGGACGGCGGGGAAGGCGGAACGACCGCTCGAGCGCGACCTCGAAGTCGGCTGGTACGAGGTGCCGCCGTGTGCGCGCCGTCACATCGCGAAGCCGCTCGTCCGCGGCGGGTTCGACGCGCCGACGCACGTCGAGCGGTAG
- a CDS encoding transcriptional regulator, whose amino-acid sequence MSRSALVGNVTAMLEDAGFMVSDRCAIRPKSFDIAARRGEDLILVKILANIDAFNEATGHEMRRLGTYLGATPLVIGLRSRDEDLKPDVVYFRHGVPVFSPDTAYNLFIEKVPPLIYAAPGGLYVNIDGDLLADEREDRDWSLGQLANELGVSRRTVSKYEDGMNASVEVAMALEELFEAPLTSPVDVLEGADDVHESEATPDDPEADPDDEQVVAVFTRAGYSVHPTARSPFTAISEDEDDSDIVLTGHSKFTKAAEKRARIMSSIGQVTRTRSVYVVDRAKQESVDGTALVERDELAKLRNADDLRDVIRERSEHEEAA is encoded by the coding sequence ATGTCCCGCTCCGCACTGGTCGGCAACGTGACCGCGATGTTAGAGGACGCGGGATTCATGGTGAGCGATCGGTGTGCGATTCGACCGAAGAGCTTCGATATCGCCGCGCGGCGCGGCGAGGACCTCATCCTCGTCAAGATCCTCGCGAACATCGACGCGTTCAACGAGGCGACGGGCCACGAGATGCGCCGCCTGGGTACGTACCTCGGCGCGACGCCGCTCGTCATCGGCCTGCGCAGCCGCGACGAGGACCTCAAACCCGACGTCGTCTACTTCCGACACGGCGTCCCCGTCTTCAGCCCCGATACGGCGTACAACCTGTTCATCGAGAAGGTCCCGCCACTGATCTACGCCGCTCCCGGCGGCCTCTACGTCAACATCGACGGCGACCTGCTGGCCGACGAGCGCGAGGACCGCGACTGGAGTCTCGGGCAACTCGCCAACGAACTCGGCGTCTCGCGTCGGACCGTTTCGAAGTACGAGGACGGGATGAACGCCTCCGTCGAGGTCGCGATGGCGCTCGAGGAACTGTTCGAAGCACCCCTGACCAGCCCCGTCGACGTACTCGAGGGGGCAGACGACGTCCACGAGAGCGAGGCGACGCCGGACGATCCCGAGGCAGACCCGGACGACGAACAGGTCGTCGCCGTCTTCACGCGGGCCGGATACAGCGTTCACCCGACGGCCCGATCGCCGTTTACGGCGATCAGCGAGGACGAAGACGACAGCGACATCGTCCTGACCGGCCACTCGAAGTTCACGAAGGCCGCGGAGAAACGTGCCCGGATCATGAGTTCGATCGGCCAAGTCACGCGCACGCGATCCGTGTACGTCGTCGACCGGGCGAAACAGGAGTCCGTCGACGGCACCGCGCTGGTCGAGCGCGACGAACTCGCGAAACTCCGGAACGCCGACGACCTCCGGGACGTTATCCGGGAGCGCTCCGAGCACGAAGAAGCGGCCTGA
- a CDS encoding calcium/sodium antiporter, whose protein sequence is MVPVGDAVAFVAGMFALWIGARLLVTGASRLASAAGVSALVVGLTVVAFGTSAPELVVSTGAALEGQGNVAVGNVVGSNVFNLGIILGAVATLSPFRITGQLLRRDVLTMAASTVVAAAVLANAVVSRLDGAILLVLLGCYLGALGLAIRTGDDAAANGASASLEAVDRSSLPVGSTAVGGATRLGLDIVSVVAGLALVIVGGRLLVDGAVGVALTAGVSEWVVGATIVAAGTSVPELVTSVVAARGENVSIAAGNVVGSSVFNVLGVLGVAASIRPLTVAPAVFPALAWLAVLTAFTTAVLATGRRLTRLEGVALIALGASYWVGSVVA, encoded by the coding sequence ATGGTGCCCGTCGGAGACGCCGTCGCGTTTGTCGCCGGCATGTTCGCGCTGTGGATCGGTGCCCGCCTGCTCGTAACCGGTGCCTCGAGACTCGCGAGCGCGGCCGGCGTCTCCGCGCTCGTCGTCGGCCTCACGGTCGTCGCGTTCGGAACCTCCGCGCCGGAACTCGTCGTTTCGACCGGTGCCGCGCTCGAGGGGCAGGGTAACGTCGCGGTCGGGAACGTCGTCGGCTCGAACGTGTTCAATCTCGGCATCATCCTCGGGGCAGTTGCCACGCTCTCGCCGTTTCGAATCACCGGCCAACTGCTCCGTCGTGACGTGCTCACGATGGCGGCATCGACGGTCGTCGCGGCCGCCGTCCTCGCAAACGCCGTCGTCTCGCGGCTCGACGGTGCGATACTCCTCGTGCTCCTGGGCTGCTACCTCGGCGCGCTCGGCCTCGCGATTCGGACGGGCGACGACGCCGCGGCGAACGGGGCGTCCGCGTCGCTCGAGGCCGTGGACCGCTCGTCGTTGCCGGTCGGGTCCACCGCCGTCGGCGGAGCGACGCGCCTCGGCCTGGACATCGTCAGCGTCGTCGCCGGCCTCGCGCTGGTGATCGTCGGCGGCCGGCTGCTGGTCGACGGCGCGGTCGGGGTAGCGCTGACCGCCGGCGTCTCGGAGTGGGTCGTCGGCGCGACGATCGTCGCGGCTGGCACCTCGGTGCCGGAACTCGTGACCTCGGTCGTGGCCGCACGCGGGGAGAACGTCAGCATCGCCGCGGGGAACGTCGTCGGCTCGAGCGTCTTCAACGTCCTCGGCGTGCTGGGGGTCGCAGCGTCGATCCGTCCGCTCACGGTCGCTCCCGCCGTCTTCCCCGCGCTGGCGTGGCTCGCCGTACTGACCGCCTTCACGACCGCGGTACTCGCAACGGGCCGACGGCTCACCCGTCTCGAGGGGGTCGCCCTCATCGCGCTCGGTGCGAGCTACTGGGTCGGTAGCGTGGTCGCCTGA
- a CDS encoding DNA methyltransferase — protein sequence MADDGDRHRQSRLFTDDDGGFDADRAREESLPVEDGEVIDTDDLADHQRYLEGRGIYDERNRVNDLTGREWKYATKSVIAEGYPPAVQHDLRSDHGGQKPPRLCAELIGRFSKAGDTVLDPFAGVGGTLLGASFCEHEGTGRREAIGFERTERWIEIYRTVLERENEARGARGDPPLAAQDMRHGDCADLIDDVPDDDVELLLTDVPYWHMDELEQTRNERRTRESKLGSFDGPDGTDAAADIEAGDDGGEWDSKDDWLADMADKFDRFADAVAPDGHVVVFIGDMYREQSYEFLSADLARAIESTAPLTLAANLIWYDPTKDLHVYGYPFSFVPSMVHQNVLVFRLEEGNETDT from the coding sequence ATGGCAGACGACGGGGATCGACACCGCCAGAGCCGCCTGTTCACGGACGACGACGGCGGATTCGACGCCGACCGCGCGCGGGAGGAGTCCCTCCCGGTCGAGGACGGCGAGGTGATCGATACCGACGACCTGGCCGACCATCAGCGCTACCTGGAGGGCCGTGGAATCTACGACGAGCGCAACCGGGTGAACGATCTCACGGGCAGGGAGTGGAAGTACGCCACGAAGTCCGTGATCGCCGAGGGCTATCCGCCCGCCGTCCAGCACGACCTGCGCAGCGATCACGGCGGCCAGAAACCGCCGCGGCTCTGCGCGGAGCTGATCGGCCGGTTCAGCAAGGCCGGCGACACCGTCCTCGACCCGTTCGCCGGCGTCGGCGGCACTTTGCTGGGCGCGAGCTTCTGCGAACACGAGGGTACCGGGCGTCGCGAGGCGATCGGCTTCGAGCGCACCGAGCGCTGGATCGAGATCTATCGGACGGTCCTCGAGCGGGAAAACGAAGCGCGCGGGGCTCGCGGCGACCCGCCGCTCGCCGCCCAGGACATGCGCCACGGCGACTGTGCCGACCTGATCGACGACGTGCCCGACGACGACGTGGAGCTTCTGCTGACCGACGTTCCCTACTGGCACATGGACGAACTCGAGCAGACGCGCAACGAGCGTCGGACTCGAGAGAGCAAGCTTGGATCGTTCGACGGGCCGGACGGGACCGACGCGGCCGCCGATATCGAGGCCGGCGACGACGGCGGGGAGTGGGACTCCAAGGACGACTGGCTCGCCGACATGGCCGACAAGTTCGACCGATTCGCGGACGCCGTCGCGCCGGACGGCCACGTCGTCGTCTTCATCGGCGACATGTACCGCGAGCAGTCCTACGAGTTTCTCTCGGCGGATCTCGCGCGAGCGATCGAATCGACGGCCCCGCTGACGCTGGCGGCGAACCTGATCTGGTACGACCCCACGAAAGACCTCCACGTCTACGGCTACCCGTTTTCGTTCGTCCCCTCGATGGTCCACCAGAACGTCCTCGTCTTCCGCCTCGAGGAGGGGAACGAAACGGATACCTGA
- a CDS encoding NCS2 family permease, producing MGALENYFGLAEHDSDVGTETIAGVTTFLAMSYIILVNPFILADAIEIPGYSYLQVVQMIAIGTIIASAVAIFVMAFYANRPFGLAPGMGLNVFFAYTVVIGMGIPWETALAAVFVEGIVFIVITAIGAREYVIRLFPEPVKFSVGAGIGIFLLFIGLQEMGVVVPDEATAVALGDIATNPAALLGLFGLFLTFVLWARDVTGSIILGIFGTSVAGWLAYFTGLASPTSVLPTALLSEDGQLSYAVVTSPQYDISPLLFAFVDGLQDIDPLTFTLVVFTFFFVDFFDTAGTLIGVSQFGGFLDDDGNLPDIDKPLMADAIGTTVGAMVGTSTVTTYVESSTGVEEGGRTGLTALVVGLLFLATLVLIPLIAMIPAYASFIALVVVGIIMLQGVLDIDWDDPAWAVSAGLTITIMPLTYSIANGLAAGIIAFPILKAAMGEFDDIRLGQWLMAAVLVGYFYVHTSGMIG from the coding sequence ATGGGGGCACTCGAGAATTACTTCGGGCTCGCCGAACACGATTCCGACGTCGGTACCGAAACCATCGCGGGAGTGACGACGTTCCTCGCGATGTCGTACATCATCTTGGTCAATCCGTTCATTCTGGCGGACGCGATCGAAATTCCCGGCTACTCCTACTTACAGGTCGTCCAGATGATCGCAATCGGGACGATCATCGCGTCGGCAGTCGCCATCTTCGTGATGGCGTTCTACGCGAACAGACCGTTCGGACTCGCCCCCGGTATGGGATTGAACGTCTTCTTCGCGTACACGGTCGTCATCGGGATGGGAATCCCGTGGGAGACGGCTCTCGCAGCCGTGTTCGTCGAGGGGATCGTTTTCATCGTCATCACGGCGATCGGCGCTCGAGAGTACGTCATCAGGCTGTTCCCGGAGCCGGTGAAGTTCTCGGTCGGCGCGGGGATCGGGATCTTCCTACTGTTCATCGGACTGCAAGAGATGGGCGTCGTGGTTCCGGACGAAGCGACCGCCGTCGCGCTCGGTGACATCGCGACGAACCCGGCAGCCCTGCTCGGCCTGTTCGGCCTCTTCCTGACGTTCGTGCTCTGGGCGCGCGACGTCACCGGCTCGATCATCCTCGGTATCTTCGGGACGTCCGTCGCCGGCTGGCTCGCGTACTTCACGGGACTGGCCAGCCCGACGTCGGTTCTGCCGACGGCGCTGCTGAGCGAGGACGGACAGCTATCGTATGCGGTCGTCACGTCCCCGCAGTACGACATCTCCCCGCTGCTGTTCGCCTTCGTCGACGGGCTCCAGGACATCGATCCGCTCACGTTCACGCTGGTCGTCTTCACGTTCTTCTTCGTGGACTTCTTCGACACCGCCGGGACGCTCATCGGCGTCTCGCAGTTCGGCGGCTTTCTCGACGACGACGGCAACCTCCCCGACATCGACAAGCCGCTGATGGCCGACGCGATCGGGACGACCGTCGGCGCGATGGTCGGGACGTCGACCGTGACGACGTACGTCGAATCCTCGACCGGCGTCGAGGAAGGCGGCCGGACGGGCCTGACGGCGCTCGTCGTCGGACTCCTGTTTCTCGCCACGCTCGTGCTCATTCCGCTGATCGCGATGATTCCCGCGTACGCGTCGTTCATCGCGCTCGTCGTCGTCGGGATCATCATGTTACAGGGCGTCCTCGACATCGACTGGGACGATCCGGCGTGGGCCGTCTCCGCGGGGCTGACGATCACGATCATGCCGCTGACCTACTCGATCGCCAACGGCCTCGCGGCCGGCATCATCGCGTTCCCGATCCTCAAGGCTGCGATGGGCGAGTTCGACGACATTCGCCTCGGACAGTGGCTCATGGCCGCCGTCCTCGTGGGTTACTTCTACGTCCACACGAGCGGCATGATCGGCTAA
- a CDS encoding glutathione S-transferase family protein, whose protein sequence is MNMLVDGEWRTDAYDTTDDDGSFERQSTTFRNEIRDDPDARFQPEAGRYHLYVSAACPWAHRALVTRALTGLEDAISVSVVDPYRDEDGWQFTPDKAGCTPDHVHGADYLRELYVRADPDATCRVTVPVLWDKREDTIVNNESAEIMRMLATEFGSLASRNVDLYPEGYRAAVDRIVDEIYEPINNGVYRAGFATKQDPYDEAVDDLFAALDHWDEVLAEQRYLAGDRLTEADIAMFTTLVRFDNVYHTHFMCNVQYVREYDNLWPYLRDLYQTPGVARTVNMDHIKEHYYTTHPDVNPHRIVARGPDPEFDAPHDRDELPGGPPSALLAGASADE, encoded by the coding sequence ATGAATATGCTCGTCGACGGGGAGTGGCGGACCGACGCGTACGACACGACCGACGACGACGGCTCGTTCGAACGGCAGTCGACGACGTTTCGAAACGAGATCCGAGACGATCCCGACGCCCGGTTCCAGCCCGAGGCGGGCCGATACCACCTGTACGTCTCCGCCGCCTGTCCGTGGGCCCACCGGGCGCTCGTGACGCGGGCGCTGACGGGACTCGAGGACGCGATCTCCGTCTCGGTGGTCGACCCGTATCGCGACGAAGACGGCTGGCAGTTCACGCCCGACAAGGCGGGTTGTACGCCCGATCACGTCCACGGCGCGGACTATCTCCGAGAGCTGTACGTGCGCGCGGACCCGGACGCGACCTGTCGCGTGACCGTGCCGGTCCTGTGGGACAAACGAGAGGACACCATCGTCAACAACGAGTCCGCAGAGATCATGCGGATGCTCGCCACCGAGTTCGGGAGCCTCGCCTCGCGGAACGTCGATCTCTACCCCGAGGGCTATCGGGCGGCGGTCGATCGAATCGTCGACGAGATCTACGAGCCGATCAACAACGGCGTCTATCGGGCCGGGTTCGCGACGAAGCAAGACCCCTACGACGAGGCGGTCGACGACCTCTTCGCGGCGCTCGATCACTGGGACGAGGTGCTGGCAGAGCAGCGCTACCTCGCCGGCGACCGACTGACCGAGGCCGACATCGCGATGTTCACGACGCTCGTTCGATTCGACAACGTCTATCACACGCACTTCATGTGTAACGTCCAGTACGTCCGGGAGTACGACAACCTCTGGCCGTACCTGCGGGACCTCTACCAGACACCGGGCGTCGCCCGGACGGTGAACATGGACCACATCAAGGAACACTACTACACGACCCACCCGGACGTGAATCCCCACCGGATCGTCGCCCGCGGCCCCGATCCGGAGTTCGACGCCCCCCACGACCGCGACGAGCTGCCGGGCGGACCGCCTTCGGCCCTCCTCGCGGGCGCGAGCGCCGACGAGTAA
- a CDS encoding alcohol dehydrogenase catalytic domain-containing protein codes for MRAAAFTDLIGPDGVSTIEREVPDCGPEAALVDVEACAINRHDLWILEGESAMVDATDLPFVTGLDVAGVVSEVGDDVRGVEPGDEVVLCPNQTCGSCRFCREGPENLCERFSLYHGGLAETARVQADRLIPLPEGVDATTAAAIPTASMTAFHMLRRAEVGPGDLVFVPGATGGVGVATVQLADIFGAETIGTSSSEAKLERVRELGLDHGIRSADVDDIREAVEGIGAPDAVINHLGGEFTELGQSVMRRGGTMTICGRTAGGESTIRVANLFLGHKRVIGSTMGTQDDLRRLVDLAADGDLAPEIDETYALEDTDAAFAAMQDRETVGKIVVEP; via the coding sequence ATGCGAGCCGCAGCGTTCACCGATCTGATCGGCCCGGACGGAGTGAGCACGATCGAGCGCGAGGTCCCCGACTGCGGCCCCGAAGCGGCGCTGGTCGACGTCGAGGCCTGCGCGATCAACCGCCACGACCTCTGGATCCTCGAGGGGGAGTCGGCGATGGTCGACGCCACCGACCTGCCGTTCGTCACGGGCCTGGACGTGGCCGGCGTCGTGAGCGAGGTCGGCGACGACGTCCGCGGCGTCGAACCCGGCGACGAGGTCGTCCTCTGCCCGAACCAGACCTGCGGTTCCTGTCGGTTCTGCCGCGAGGGGCCGGAGAACCTGTGCGAACGGTTCTCGCTGTATCACGGCGGCCTCGCGGAGACCGCCCGCGTGCAGGCCGATCGCCTCATCCCGCTGCCCGAGGGCGTCGACGCGACGACGGCCGCCGCGATTCCGACGGCGTCCATGACCGCCTTCCACATGCTCCGGCGGGCCGAGGTCGGTCCCGGCGATCTGGTGTTCGTCCCCGGTGCGACCGGCGGCGTCGGCGTCGCGACCGTCCAACTCGCCGATATCTTCGGTGCCGAGACGATCGGCACGTCCTCCTCGGAAGCGAAACTCGAGCGGGTCCGCGAACTCGGGCTCGATCACGGGATTCGATCCGCCGACGTCGACGACATTCGCGAGGCCGTCGAGGGGATCGGCGCGCCGGACGCGGTGATCAATCACCTCGGCGGGGAGTTCACCGAGCTGGGACAGTCGGTCATGCGTCGCGGCGGGACGATGACGATCTGCGGCCGCACGGCCGGCGGCGAGTCGACGATTCGCGTGGCGAACCTCTTTCTCGGACACAAGCGCGTTATCGGCTCCACGATGGGCACCCAGGACGATCTCCGGCGACTCGTCGACCTCGCGGCCGACGGCGACCTGGCACCCGAGATCGACGAGACCTACGCGCTCGAGGACACCGACGCGGCCTTCGCGGCGATGCAAGACCGCGAGACCGTCGGGAAGATCGTCGTCGAGCCGTAG
- a CDS encoding glutathione S-transferase N-terminal domain-containing protein — translation MADITMYELPGCPYCAKVRSKLDELELEYDTIEVPRSHGERTEVENVSGQTGVPVIVDEANGVDGMNESGDIVEYLEETYGGGAA, via the coding sequence ATGGCAGACATCACCATGTACGAGCTTCCCGGCTGTCCGTACTGTGCGAAGGTCCGCTCGAAGCTCGACGAACTCGAGCTCGAGTACGATACCATCGAGGTCCCCCGTTCGCACGGCGAACGCACCGAGGTCGAGAACGTCAGCGGCCAGACGGGCGTGCCGGTCATCGTCGACGAGGCGAACGGCGTCGACGGAATGAACGAGAGCGGCGACATCGTCGAGTACCTCGAGGAGACGTACGGCGGCGGTGCGGCGTAG